In Notolabrus celidotus isolate fNotCel1 chromosome 10, fNotCel1.pri, whole genome shotgun sequence, one DNA window encodes the following:
- the LOC117820580 gene encoding uncharacterized protein LOC117820580 → MDLRLTVDEILDHNQQSEPEPEESPYMRLDFRTKETREMKSGPTSDEKSGSRSERTRIQDEESGPDLISRLKETKTPEPGSGSDLQLGSRSDLPLVLGLVKTRNLKSGETIDLLYRSKPDLLLNSRSEETKTKFGIRSGLHPRSASKLEETKDLSVPDSGPQTGSKSDLEPGCDSKLKPGSRPEETRNPLQGFKIKSEVWIHIRQTPGPRLDLLPGSRLKSAGEVESGSRLKEIKTLQFGIKLNMKPGYGSDLQPDCRPEETRDTESVVRSKETKKEGPRSDLNPGSASEETKDLQAESELDFFYGSVSEETREVRSRLRLDLMSEIKVIPEAWIQTREDPSPPSCFQTRPSVKTLTVRFQIRSEAGIKADEIRILKSGSTSVESKTRSQDPDLIQSRNLDWSIQETQSLD, encoded by the exons ATG GACCTGAGACTGACTGTGGATGAGATCCTGGACCACAACCAGCagtctgaaccagaaccagaggaGAGCCCATACATGAGGTTAGACTTCAGAACTAAAGAAACCAGAGAAATGAAGTCTGGACCCACGTCTGATGAAAAGTCTGGATCCAGATCAGAGCGAACCAGAATCCAGGATGAAGAATCAGGTCCAGATCTGATATCCAGATTAAAAGAGACTAAAACTCCAGAGCCTGGATCTGGATCTGATCTTCAACTTGGGTCCAGGTCGGACCTGCCGCTCGTACTTGGACTAGTAAAAACCAGGAATCTAAAGTCTGGGGAGACCATAGACCTCCTGTACAGGTCTAAACCAGACCTGCTGTTAAATTCCAGATCAGAGGAGACCAAAACCAAGTTTGGAATCAGATCAGGTTTACATCCAAGATCTGCATCCAAGCTAGAGGAGACCAAAGATCTGTCTGTACCAGATTCCGGACCTCAAACAGGATCCAAGTCTGATCTGGAGCCTGGATGTGACTCAAAATTAAAGCCTGGATCCAGACCAGAAGAAACCAGAAACCCCCTACAGggttttaaaattaaatctgAAGTCTGGATCCACATCAGACAGACGCCTGGACCTAGATTAGACCTGCTACCTGGATCCAGATTAAAGTCAGCTGGGGAGGTGGAGTCTGGATCCAGGTTAAAGGAGATCAAGACTCTACAGTTTGGAATCAAATTAAACATGAAGCCTGGATACGGATCAGACCTTCAACCAGATTGTAGACCAGAGGAGACCAGAGACACAGAGTCTGTAGTCAGGTCAAAGGAAACCAAAAAGGAAGGACCCAGATCAGATCTGAACCCAGGGTCAGCATCAGAGGAAACTAAAGATCTTCAAGCTGAATCTGAGCTGGACTTCTTTTATGGATCTGTATCGGAGGAGACCAGAGAGGTCAGGTCCCGGTTGAGGTTAGATCTGATGTCTGAGATCAAGGTCATACCAGAAGCCTGGATCCAAACCAGAGAAGACCCCAGCCCCCCCTCCTGTTTCCAGACCAGACCTTCAGTCAAGACCCTTACAGTTAGATTCCAGATCAGATCTGAGGCCGGTATCAAGGCAGACGAGATCAGAATTCTGAAGTCTGGATCCACATCAGTGGAGAGCAAGACCCGCAGTCAGGATCCAGATCTCATTCAGAGCAGGAATCTAGATTGGAGCATTCAAGAGACCCAGAGCCTGGACTGA
- the LOC117820581 gene encoding vicilin-like seed storage protein At2g18540, which produces MKEQRRREVQEQLARTEKEAMTLREKVQKERRRREEVQDKLKEVQQSVEVMTQNLSSLQTQVSDQSQSRERVRQEVKEKGGGGTADEGGSEGCTGGEDQPETSHRGEPHRRRASEESSEGEEGGGGEDQRGETCRP; this is translated from the exons atgaaggagcagaggaggagggaggtgcaGGAGCAGCTAGCAAGGACAGAAAAGGAGGCGATGACTCTCAGAGAGAAAGTACAGAAGGAGCgtaggaggagggaggaggtgcaGGACAAGCTGAAGGAAGTGCAGCAGAGTGTGGAGGTCATGACCCAGAACCTGAGCTCCCTGCAGACCCAG gtGTCGGATCAGAGTCAGAGCAGGGAGCGAGTGAGGCAGGAGGTGAAggaaaagggaggaggaggcacAGCAGATGAGGGAGGGTCTGAGGGCTGCACTGGAGGAGAGGACCAACCTGAAACTTCTCATAGAG GAGAGCCACACAGAAGGAGAGCGTCTGAAGAAAGctctgaaggagaagaaggaggaggtggagaggatCAGAGAGGGGAAACCTGCAGACCTTAA